The region TTTGGGAATGGGGAATAGGGGAGATGGGGAGGATGGGGAGGATGGGGAAGATGGGGAGGATTGCCTTTTGCTTGCCTTTTGCCTTTTGCCTTTTCCCCATTCCCCATTCCCCATTCCCTATTCCCTAATTGACAGGGTTTGATGAAAGTCTTGTTGTACTTTTTTACCCAAACGGCGGGAAACTTCGCGGACAATTTGCTGGAGGAGGCGATCGCTGGTACTTTGAATCAAAGATTGGGGTAAGCGATGGATAAAGTGGGGGAATTTCACGCCTACGGTTAAGTCTAGGCTCCATTCCCAGCGCGTCATCACTTCTGGTAGGGGTGAGGGAAGAATCAGATAACTTTGCAGTTCCTGGAGATATTCCGGAGTCGGACAGCAGGGAACTTCAGCCAGGTAAAATTGCCCATGAAAGTTGACTTCATACCCTGGGGGAGTATAGTCAGGGAGATCAATGCTAGAGATGCGATAGACTCCGGCTTCGTCACGGGGGATAAGTTGGAGGCCTATTCTCACTTCCACTTCAAATTGAAGCGCCCCATAGCGCCCCAGAAGTAAATCATAGCCACTGTCCCCGATGGGGATGGCTTTCATGGGGAGAGCGCATCGGGTAAACCAACTGGGGTGATCGTTAACATACTCGGCAACTACGGGTTCAGGTGCATAGAGTTCTACACAGTCGGCGTAATTGAGATGAAAGTACATCCATTCAAAGCCCATTGCCTGAGAAACTTTGGAGGACAAGGCTTTGAAGCGATCGCCAAATTTTGGCGATCTTTTTGATTGTTCGGGACGGGAAGGGCGGTTTTCAGAGCCGGAATCTTGAGAACAAGCATCTGTCACAACGAGAAAAACCTCCTAGGAACCCAATCCAGATATTTTAATCCAGATATTCTATTGTATGCCGCGATCGCCAGAGTTAGGTTCTCAGCAGCAGTAGAATCAGAATGCAATCAATCAGGCTCAATTCCCTGAGTAAGTCTCGATTGTTGTCGTCTTCTGGTGAATCGGACAAAGGGTCAATTTCCGCTACGCTCTCCCAGTCCACTCCTGCCACCTGACAAATCTGTTGAAAGGCCTGTCGATCGATGGGAATTCTGCGCCAAAACCGGCGTAAGGTTGCTTGGGAGGTTTGAGCATCATTCCACCAGAGAGCGGTTTGAGTTTTTGTCCATCCTTTTTGGCGAATGGCTCTGTAAACGAGGTCTAGTCCTGCTTTGGAAGCTTTGAGTGTATCTGCCATAACCCTATTTTGCGATCGCAACAACTAGAGAAGTGCATGACCCCTCTATAGGGTTCTCAGTTTTTAACCTCGATTTTTATGCGCTTTGGGCGAAATTGTTACATAAATTTACATTCTCCCTTTACCGATTGGGGCGATCGCGGAAAGGGCACTCAAAAATGAGTCAAAGTGAGTCAGTTTTTGCGCTCCGATCTGATACTATTATTAATTTGACTAAAAAACGATCTTAAAAAACGTAATTTATCTTAATTTTTAAGACATTTACTGTTAAATAAACTAAATTAGTTAGTGTGGAGACACGAAGACATAAACGCAAGAGGGACTGAAATCAGAACCATTCTGATTTCACCTCTTTTTCTCCTCTAATCCCCACACTACAGTTGAAACCAAAGAAAATGATACAGCGCTTCGCGCTGTAATGAGGTACACTCTTCTAAATTTCTGCTTCGCGGACATGAAAAGCGCTCTGCTGGCAAGCATTGAAAATCAAGACTTGAAGACATAATGGTTTCAAGTCTTTGTATAATTTAGTGATGTACTAGAGAAAATAATGGCAGTACGATAGGCTAAGATCAAAGACGCTCAACCATTTGTTTTGCGAGAGCAACAGTATTGATTTGAGTTGGAAATCGACTCATATAAGTGTTAACTAAGAAAGAAATTTGACCGTCGTATTCAAATACAATCACATCCACTACTATGGACATGAGAAGAACTTCTAGTGTAGTCATCTTTCGGACAGCCTGATTGCCTACTCCATCGAGAAATTCTAGTGTTTCTCCCGTTTTATTTATTTTGAGTCCGTACATATTGTCAACCATATCGGGAACGTCGAACACATCGGTGGTCATCGACTCTTGCAGATTGGGTTTAATGATGGTTCCGCCAAACAAAAGATCCATTTTTAACGGTTCCATCAGTTGATAGGCAAACAGTCCTTTGATTTCAAGGTTACTCAAGAAAGACTGCAATTTTTCCAGTACATCAGTTCTGAGTGAGCTATATTCATTGGGTAAATCGGATGGGTTGACTAGGGCATTGTTGAAGGTGACAGGGGAATGAGGAGGGGTAGGTTCAGGGATCTCAAGTTGGACTACACCTGAATCAATCCGCTCTACCATTTGTTGGGCTAAAGCAATATCATCAACGTCAGTCCTGGCTGTGGACAGATGCATATTAGCTAAGAAGTAAACTTGCTCTTTATGCTCAAAGAAGATCGTATTCACGGTCACCGGAAATGTAAAAATTCGACTGGTCATAACGCTTCGGACTGCGCGATCGCCAACTCCATCAATATATTCTGTATGTTCTTTCGGGTTTTCTATACCGACTCCATACCAATTCTCAGCGACTTCTAAAAACACTGACCCATCCCTAGTAATTTCATCGCGCATATCCGGTTCAATTACCGCTCCACCTAAAACTACCTCAACTTGACCCGCCAAGGGTTGTATCAGCTCACAGGTAAATAACCCTGCGATTTTCATCCCCTCCCCCTCCAAGTCAAACTCTAACTCTCTCCTCCACTCTCGTCTGAGTTCTTTAAAGCCATCGGGTAAGTCCGAGCAGTCGATCGGGGATGCTTCGGAGGTAAGGTAGGCTGTTTCACTAGCCGTCTGAGCAACAGCAATAGGGGTTACAGTGAAGCCTCCAAGCTCAAATCCTCCCAGGGTGGTTAAGCATAGTCCGAAAGCAATAAACGAGCGTTTCATTAGGTGTTACCTCCGGTTAAAATATATAGTATCGAGTGAAGAAGAATACCAACTTTATCATAACTCTCGCCAATCTCCGGTCAGTATATAAATCCCCCATTTGTAGGGAGGTTCATTCTTCTCTTTCAGTGTCAGCATGGCTTGACGCAGGGCTTGGGCTTTTGGGTTTCCTTGTTTGAGGCGATCGTAGAAGACAAGCATTAGTTCTTTAGTGAGTCTGTCCCCAACAACCCGAAGTGTTGCCAGTACCGTCGGTGCGCCCGCAAAGAGAAAGCTGCGATTGAGTCCGACGATTTCATCGCCCACAGTTTGAGCCTCTTGCTCGTTGGAGAATTGTTCGACTTTGGTTTCACAAGCACTGAGGACAACTAGTCGCGCTGCTTCTAGGTTGAGTCTGTAGAGTTCGTGGACGTGAAGATTTCCATCCTGGCCGACAAATGGGGCTAAATGAATGGTACTCCAGAGGGGTTGTTGGCTATTAAACTGACCATGGGCTGCGAGGTGAATAATTTCAGCCGTTGGTGCATCTTGCCAAAAGCGGGTTTCTGTCGCTTGTTTGCCCGTGTAAGCGTTGCTGTTCCATTGGGCGGCGATCGCCTCTACTTCCGCCTCTGATGCCTCTAAACGAGATAAATTTCGATTTTCAATTGTGGGATTGCCCATTAAGAGTAGCTTACCCGTGCGTTGTTTCTCACTAGGCTTAGGCAACAATCGCAATACACTCGCACTAGGGAGCATAAAAATCGCATAATCATCACAGAGGTAACGACGACCATCTGTAAGCGCGGCAAAGGGTACATAATGTAGGAGTCCGTGTGGAATAATGCCGATATTTGGTGTTTTCAAGTGTTGTCGTAGGGGAGCAATCAGAATTGCATCAAGGTCTTGGAGTAATTTCGGATGGGACGATATACTATTTTTCATCTCTTGACTCATTGCCTTGATGGTCTTAGCAAGTTGCCTGAGTGGGGTAGGAATGGCGATCGCCTTCAAATCAGTAGAAGTCACCACCACGGCAAAGAGCTGGTGAATGCCCACAAAATAATTAACTAATGTCGTATCTGCACCTAAGCTTGCTTGAATTTCCTGTAAGTTCGATATCGTGACTTGGTGCAAATCTGCGATTTTA is a window of Roseofilum capinflatum BLCC-M114 DNA encoding:
- a CDS encoding DUF1997 domain-containing protein, giving the protein MTDACSQDSGSENRPSRPEQSKRSPKFGDRFKALSSKVSQAMGFEWMYFHLNYADCVELYAPEPVVAEYVNDHPSWFTRCALPMKAIPIGDSGYDLLLGRYGALQFEVEVRIGLQLIPRDEAGVYRISSIDLPDYTPPGYEVNFHGQFYLAEVPCCPTPEYLQELQSYLILPSPLPEVMTRWEWSLDLTVGVKFPHFIHRLPQSLIQSTSDRLLQQIVREVSRRLGKKVQQDFHQTLSIRE
- a CDS encoding CHAT domain-containing protein, translated to MNRRHFHLLVLGLLATVFTQSISGFRQSALAVTSRFQANKLIEEAQTHLNAQEWKLAIAKLEAALAFFEKEGLKLSIAMTQIHLAKAYIGNQNFGQAQTTIQKSVTWFLERQQILLGSTALMILGLAYEKQAQILPAIATYERSVEFTDRTIAGIRVQTLQEGPRMLLDKAHYRLIDLYHQRQDFKKMLEHIERSKARAFLDQLAHGSIDFGEGNRRSILVGLYEIESKLEQLDRERQDLRLQADISEEEQQRVQPRLEEIEQEIQQLAEEYKFRFEDLKAQSPKIADLHQVTISNLQEIQASLGADTTLVNYFVGIHQLFAVVVTSTDLKAIAIPTPLRQLAKTIKAMSQEMKNSISSHPKLLQDLDAILIAPLRQHLKTPNIGIIPHGLLHYVPFAALTDGRRYLCDDYAIFMLPSASVLRLLPKPSEKQRTGKLLLMGNPTIENRNLSRLEASEAEVEAIAAQWNSNAYTGKQATETRFWQDAPTAEIIHLAAHGQFNSQQPLWSTIHLAPFVGQDGNLHVHELYRLNLEAARLVVLSACETKVEQFSNEQEAQTVGDEIVGLNRSFLFAGAPTVLATLRVVGDRLTKELMLVFYDRLKQGNPKAQALRQAMLTLKEKNEPPYKWGIYILTGDWREL